One window of the Acidimicrobiia bacterium genome contains the following:
- the bcp gene encoding thioredoxin-dependent thiol peroxidase, whose protein sequence is MMELEAGQDAPGFRAPDQTGTIRTSDEFEGSKLVIYFYPRAFTPGCTTESCDFRDSHEHLAARGYTILGVSPDKPQKLKKFKDEYELPFDLLSDPDHTIAAAYGAYGTKKNYGKEYKGIIRSTFIIDEDGRVTEPFYNIRAKGHVDRLVQSIDT, encoded by the coding sequence ATGATGGAACTCGAAGCAGGACAGGACGCACCGGGGTTCCGCGCCCCCGATCAGACCGGGACCATCCGCACCAGCGACGAGTTCGAGGGATCCAAGCTGGTCATCTACTTCTACCCGCGGGCGTTCACACCGGGCTGCACCACCGAATCGTGCGACTTCAGGGACTCCCACGAGCATCTCGCAGCACGGGGCTACACGATCCTCGGTGTGTCACCGGACAAGCCGCAGAAGCTCAAGAAGTTCAAAGACGAGTACGAGTTGCCGTTCGATCTCCTCTCGGATCCCGATCACACCATCGCGGCGGCATACGGTGCATACGGCACCAAGAAGAACTACGGCAAGGAGTACAAGGGCATCATCCGATCCACCTTCATCATCGACGAAGACGGCCGTGTCACGGAACCCTTCTACAACATCCGGGCGAAGGGACATGTCGATCGGCTCGTTCAGTCGATCGACACCTGA
- the rlmN gene encoding 23S rRNA (adenine(2503)-C(2))-methyltransferase RlmN has protein sequence MLYIAEPEALGDFLPGEPRYRADQLREWLYKHPVLDAGAMTNLPGSVRDAIGEDLWPFELVMEQSGDEGRTRKWLLRCNDGAAIEAVVMGYPSRTTLCVSSQVGCAMGCTFCATGQFGFGRHLVAGEIVAQVAFANAYLGANPLPGSPDRVTNIVFMGMGEPLANYQHTAEAIRRMVDEMGMSARSITVSTVGFVPGMRKLVEAPWPVTLTVSLHSTIPAERSRLVPINDRYPLEEVVEAAHEYYLAKGRRVSLEWTLIAGENDSDIEAINLAQIARGIHAHINVIPLNPTPRSDHRPPTDDHVRRFLRTLADQGANATLRDTRGRDIDAACGQLRLRAEGAQHPSNYAGTDNTHHTATSEE, from the coding sequence ATGCTGTATATCGCCGAGCCCGAGGCTCTCGGTGATTTCCTCCCCGGGGAGCCGCGATACCGCGCTGACCAACTGAGGGAATGGCTCTACAAGCATCCCGTCCTCGATGCGGGAGCCATGACCAATCTCCCGGGTTCGGTGCGCGACGCCATCGGCGAGGACCTGTGGCCATTCGAACTCGTCATGGAGCAGTCGGGCGACGAGGGCCGGACAAGGAAGTGGTTGCTGCGCTGCAATGACGGCGCAGCAATCGAAGCGGTCGTGATGGGATACCCGTCGCGGACGACCCTGTGCGTGTCGTCCCAGGTCGGGTGCGCCATGGGATGCACCTTCTGCGCGACCGGACAGTTCGGATTCGGCCGCCATCTCGTCGCCGGCGAGATTGTCGCCCAGGTTGCCTTCGCCAACGCGTACCTCGGCGCCAATCCTCTCCCCGGCAGTCCCGATCGCGTGACCAATATCGTGTTCATGGGCATGGGTGAACCACTCGCCAACTACCAACACACGGCGGAGGCAATCCGTCGAATGGTCGACGAAATGGGGATGTCCGCCCGCTCGATCACGGTATCGACCGTCGGATTCGTGCCCGGCATGCGCAAGCTCGTCGAGGCGCCGTGGCCCGTGACCCTCACGGTCAGCCTCCATTCGACGATTCCAGCCGAGCGGAGCAGGCTGGTTCCGATCAACGACCGCTACCCCCTTGAGGAGGTCGTCGAGGCAGCACACGAGTACTACCTCGCGAAGGGGCGGAGAGTCTCGCTCGAATGGACGCTGATCGCAGGCGAGAACGACTCGGACATCGAGGCAATCAACCTTGCACAGATCGCTCGCGGGATCCACGCCCATATCAATGTGATCCCCCTCAACCCCACCCCGAGAAGCGACCACCGCCCGCCGACGGACGATCATGTCCGGCGGTTCCTTCGCACGCTCGCGGACCAAGGCGCGAACGCGACCCTTCGCGACACACGGGGCAGAGACATCGACGCGGCATGCGGTCAACTGCGGCTGAGAGCCGAGGGCGCTCAACATCCATCCAACTACGCTGGAACCGACAACACGCACCACACGGCAACGAGCGAGGAATGA
- a CDS encoding helix-hairpin-helix domain-containing protein: MNHAMKNVIRFAGVVAGLAAAAWALRDRMLPDPVTPTDSPPRFRTAAAPDDLTDIKGIGPAFAQRLADAGVTTFATLASSDASSIAEIANTTETTAQRWINGAQALL, encoded by the coding sequence ATGAACCACGCGATGAAGAATGTGATCAGGTTCGCCGGTGTCGTTGCCGGCCTTGCCGCCGCTGCCTGGGCGCTGCGGGACCGGATGCTCCCCGACCCGGTCACTCCAACGGATTCGCCGCCAAGGTTCCGAACGGCAGCGGCCCCAGATGACCTCACCGACATCAAAGGTATCGGCCCCGCGTTTGCACAGCGTCTCGCTGACGCTGGCGTCACGACCTTCGCAACACTTGCATCGAGTGACGCTTCGTCCATCGCCGAGATCGCGAACACCACCGAAACCACCGCGCAACGATGGATCAACGGCGCTCAAGCCCTCCTCTGA